A genomic window from Methanothrix sp. includes:
- a CDS encoding matrixin family metalloprotease: protein MIVNKNGVGVCLLLAALFLPMAHAISVSYGSSGYSGSVSVSETYKLDDSTAMAETTDLSSGAVSQSTSLSGTGLNLVTKSVSGGAYGIEAAAQSYGALGMSTALSASGTSGGMSQSVSGAGNIAAVSAGTSVSDAVCNIAQVENGLISTAQSTTSGGSVSGAQSTSLEGEIGVVGSISTTGDSGMAVTGEIIGEGKIDADLCSSDTSITGQVSVDGTRWMDSQDMSIVGSNDFGIVVEGLRVAGDGIGTFSVNAAHVSTADARKSNVRTNAMTYYQNSPLSYTTTGWRWNRASPLVLYLKADSNLASEGLNSNSVREALTSAADTWDGVTSRNLFYDGGVIVDSRKNADNPYDGYSVHAWKYLSLAPSALAYSRTRYGYPKVNGYYTVLESDVSYNTRYSWTTDWSTAVNNNGRIFDVQTVALHELGHTLGLGDLYTLPSTDPRRGDYSQIMNSYNDPQRTLGSGDIAGIRKLYGI from the coding sequence ATGATCGTGAACAAAAATGGAGTGGGGGTGTGTCTTCTTCTCGCTGCTTTATTTTTGCCCATGGCACATGCCATCTCTGTGAGCTACGGATCGAGCGGCTACAGCGGCTCTGTCTCCGTCTCGGAGACGTACAAGCTAGATGATTCAACAGCGATGGCAGAGACAACAGATCTCAGCTCCGGCGCAGTATCGCAGTCGACGAGCCTCTCAGGCACGGGACTGAATCTCGTGACGAAGAGCGTTTCCGGCGGTGCGTACGGAATCGAGGCCGCGGCACAGTCTTATGGCGCTCTGGGTATGTCTACCGCTCTGAGCGCATCCGGCACCTCAGGAGGCATGAGCCAGAGCGTCTCTGGCGCCGGAAATATCGCTGCAGTCTCAGCAGGCACCAGCGTTTCTGATGCCGTCTGCAACATCGCACAGGTTGAGAACGGTTTAATTTCAACAGCACAGTCCACCACATCTGGCGGTTCTGTTTCAGGGGCTCAGAGCACATCCCTCGAGGGAGAGATCGGAGTGGTCGGATCGATCTCCACCACCGGCGATAGCGGGATGGCGGTGACTGGTGAAATCATCGGGGAGGGAAAGATCGATGCTGATCTCTGCTCATCAGACACATCGATCACAGGCCAGGTATCTGTCGATGGGACCAGATGGATGGACTCGCAGGATATGAGCATCGTCGGGAGCAACGACTTCGGCATCGTGGTTGAGGGGCTGAGGGTCGCAGGCGATGGTATAGGAACATTCAGCGTGAATGCAGCACACGTGAGCACAGCAGATGCCAGGAAGAGCAATGTGAGGACGAATGCGATGACGTACTACCAGAACAGCCCCCTCTCGTACACAACCACAGGGTGGCGCTGGAACAGGGCGAGCCCGCTGGTGCTCTACCTGAAGGCAGACAGCAACCTCGCATCTGAAGGTCTGAATTCAAATTCTGTGAGAGAAGCACTAACCAGCGCTGCTGACACATGGGATGGTGTGACCTCAAGAAACCTGTTCTACGACGGCGGGGTCATCGTTGACTCCAGGAAGAATGCTGACAACCCATATGACGGATACAGCGTGCACGCCTGGAAGTACCTCTCGCTGGCTCCATCAGCTCTCGCATACTCCAGAACCAGATACGGATATCCGAAGGTGAACGGTTACTACACCGTTTTAGAATCAGATGTCAGCTACAACACAAGGTACAGCTGGACGACTGACTGGAGCACAGCTGTGAACAATAACGGCAGAATCTTCGACGTCCAGACGGTTGCCCTCCACGAGCTCGGCCACACGCTCGGGCTGGGAGACCTGTACACGCTGCCCAGCACAGATCCGAGGAGAGGGGATTACTCACAGATAATGAACAGCTACAACGACCCGCAGAGGACGCTCGGCAGCGGGGATATAGCAGGCATACGCAAGCTCTACGGAATCTGA
- a CDS encoding CBS domain-containing protein: MENSIQLGRVMGIPIRLHVTFLLIIPWVAYLFGSVNATVFGKLYGFGAVEPPLIRWAYSLVFAVLLFVCVGLHELGHSFVAKRYGIEIRSITLYFFGGVASMEEIPRNPSMELRMAIAGPAVSGVLGVMSILLYTQSESILGESHPFSILLWTLGIMNIILMIFNLIPAFPMDGGRVLRAWFSTRMPYVVATKNAAALGKIFAVFLIFLGLFTLNFLTLIIGIFLYIAASEEDRSTTIADSLRGIKVRHIMSKDVRVVPPEMSLEELMRLMFYEKHRGYPVMVGDDLVGIVTITDLQRVPEHLRETTRVGDVMTRNIYVIGPDDEATAAIKIMGDKKIRRLPVIEDGRLVGIISREDLLRAIELCSDVRL, from the coding sequence ATGGAAAACTCCATCCAGCTCGGCAGGGTCATGGGCATACCGATAAGGCTTCATGTGACATTTCTTCTGATCATCCCCTGGGTTGCATATCTCTTCGGAAGCGTCAACGCCACAGTCTTCGGAAAGCTGTACGGCTTTGGAGCGGTCGAGCCCCCGCTCATAAGGTGGGCCTACTCGCTCGTCTTTGCCGTGCTGCTCTTTGTCTGCGTGGGGCTTCACGAGCTCGGCCATTCATTTGTTGCGAAAAGGTACGGCATAGAGATAAGAAGCATCACCCTTTACTTCTTCGGCGGCGTCGCGTCGATGGAGGAGATCCCCAGAAACCCATCGATGGAGCTGAGGATGGCGATAGCAGGACCGGCAGTCAGCGGGGTTCTTGGCGTGATGTCGATACTGCTTTACACGCAGTCAGAATCAATTCTGGGAGAAAGCCATCCGTTCTCCATACTCCTGTGGACGCTGGGAATAATGAATATCATTCTTATGATATTCAATCTCATCCCTGCCTTTCCCATGGATGGCGGGCGTGTGCTCAGGGCGTGGTTCTCCACCAGGATGCCGTATGTGGTCGCGACAAAGAACGCAGCCGCCCTCGGAAAGATCTTTGCGGTATTTCTCATATTCCTAGGGCTCTTCACGCTGAACTTCCTCACGCTCATCATAGGCATATTTCTATACATAGCGGCCTCTGAGGAGGACAGGAGCACCACAATAGCAGACAGCCTGCGGGGCATCAAGGTGAGACACATAATGTCAAAAGATGTTAGGGTCGTGCCCCCTGAGATGAGTCTGGAGGAGCTGATGCGCCTGATGTTCTACGAGAAGCACAGGGGCTACCCTGTGATGGTCGGTGATGATCTTGTGGGGATAGTGACGATCACGGATCTGCAGCGCGTTCCAGAACACCTGCGCGAGACCACCCGCGTCGGAGACGTCATGACCAGAAACATATATGTCATAGGGCCGGATGATGAGGCGACAGCTGCCATAAAGATCATGGGCGACAAGAAGATAAGAAGGCTCCCCGTCATCGAGGATGGCAGGCTGGTGGGTATAATATCAAGAGAGGATCTTCTCAGAGCCATCGAGCTGTGCTCGGATGTGAGGCTGTAA
- a CDS encoding TraB/GumN family protein, which yields MADITEGSATDARNEIVIIGTAHVSEKSVAEVREAIEQTRPDIVAVELCQRRYLALTGQERDEDIKISELLSGGKIYLVLVQWLLAYIQRQIGSEMGVKPGSEMLAAIDAARAVNARVALVDRDISITIQRFWSAMSIWEKMKMLWSLVVAALGFGKEDLDVDRVTDSDVVSQLMEEFRRIAPSAARALVDERDAYIARNLYELSRYGKVLAVVGAGHREGIMRYLSDPSGIPDTRIFETPPEKGLSLGKVFGVAVTLLIIATFAYILVAGYSSGVVLLAFGIWFLVTGGLAALGVVAARGHPLSILTAFMIAWMTTLNPLVAAGWFAGMVEAWKRKPTMGDVKRLASAESMGEMIENRFFRVVLVAALANLGATLGTFIGIYIIWHRMGLIDPHAILSHII from the coding sequence ATGGCGGATATCACGGAAGGATCAGCAACGGATGCAAGAAACGAGATCGTGATCATAGGAACTGCACATGTATCAGAGAAAAGCGTTGCCGAGGTCAGAGAGGCCATAGAGCAGACCAGGCCGGATATAGTCGCGGTCGAGCTCTGCCAGAGGCGGTACCTCGCCCTGACCGGCCAGGAGAGGGATGAGGATATAAAGATAAGCGAGCTTCTCAGCGGCGGGAAGATCTATCTGGTTCTGGTCCAGTGGTTGCTCGCATACATCCAGAGGCAGATCGGCTCTGAGATGGGTGTGAAGCCGGGATCTGAGATGCTCGCTGCCATAGATGCTGCCAGAGCGGTCAACGCCAGGGTTGCCCTGGTCGACAGGGACATCAGCATAACGATCCAGAGGTTCTGGTCGGCGATGAGCATCTGGGAGAAGATGAAGATGCTCTGGAGCCTTGTTGTGGCAGCCCTCGGCTTCGGCAAGGAGGATCTCGATGTGGACAGAGTTACAGACTCTGATGTGGTATCTCAGCTCATGGAGGAGTTCAGGAGGATCGCGCCGTCCGCTGCCAGGGCGCTGGTCGACGAGCGGGATGCATACATAGCCAGGAATCTCTACGAGCTGTCTAGATACGGAAAGGTCCTTGCGGTCGTGGGCGCAGGCCACCGCGAGGGGATAATGCGCTACCTCTCAGATCCATCAGGAATTCCGGACACCCGCATCTTCGAGACGCCTCCTGAAAAGGGGCTCAGCCTGGGAAAGGTATTTGGGGTCGCAGTGACGCTGCTGATCATCGCCACGTTTGCGTACATCCTGGTCGCGGGATACTCGAGCGGCGTGGTGCTGCTCGCATTTGGCATATGGTTCCTGGTGACCGGTGGCCTCGCAGCGCTGGGCGTCGTGGCTGCAAGAGGTCATCCGTTATCGATCCTCACAGCATTCATGATAGCCTGGATGACCACACTGAATCCGCTTGTCGCTGCGGGATGGTTCGCCGGAATGGTCGAGGCCTGGAAGAGGAAGCCGACGATGGGGGATGTGAAACGCCTGGCAAGCGCTGAGAGCATGGGTGAGATGATAGAGAACAGGTTCTTCAGGGTGGTGCTCGTGGCCGCCCTTGCAAACCTCGGCGCAACCCTGGGCACGTTTATCGGAATATACATAATATGGCACCGGATGGGGCTGATCGATCCGCATGCCATTCTGAGCCATATAATATGA
- a CDS encoding DNA double-strand break repair nuclease NurA, whose amino-acid sequence MSARTSLERAAESLIRYLSTGPEEFMRQTGIKKRDFVPVEPQPFDGRIFAVDGSNIKVCDLSVVKANRIRAGYVVYRGRRRERTTVTYDDLFVADRRAYMEWFGEPLERLGMGDIDLSSLRGSELERISTYFRELQEYVALDAALSESEEGDLILYDGGFAIWKDRPFGRVLAEIVRRASERGVDLLGVSKSSSFSWGDISMPLVYHLSRLGKSLLPGRAWYVDLSGKNVHPDPQEERWQGSIYMVLFHPMGDRAFRVDVPSYMNGRVASAFSKTAAFSGSSESPGYPHALFRAHHDLKLSSHDGEMSWFSMMDAIAARYQVSMRDLRSAMDYHEILEITG is encoded by the coding sequence ATGAGCGCCCGGACGAGTCTTGAGAGAGCAGCAGAATCTCTGATCAGGTATCTCAGCACAGGACCTGAGGAGTTCATGCGCCAGACCGGTATAAAAAAGAGAGACTTCGTGCCAGTGGAGCCGCAGCCGTTCGACGGCAGGATCTTCGCGGTCGACGGCTCCAACATCAAGGTCTGCGATCTCTCCGTGGTCAAAGCGAACCGCATCCGTGCAGGGTATGTGGTTTACAGAGGCAGAAGAAGGGAGAGGACCACGGTGACCTACGATGATCTCTTCGTCGCTGACAGGCGAGCCTACATGGAGTGGTTCGGGGAGCCGCTCGAGAGGCTCGGCATGGGAGACATCGATCTCAGCAGCCTCCGCGGGAGCGAGCTCGAGAGGATCTCCACATACTTCAGAGAGCTCCAGGAGTATGTGGCTCTCGATGCAGCGCTTTCTGAATCTGAAGAAGGAGATCTTATTCTTTATGATGGCGGCTTCGCGATATGGAAGGATCGCCCTTTCGGCAGGGTCTTGGCTGAGATCGTAAGGAGAGCATCGGAGCGCGGCGTGGATCTTCTGGGCGTTAGCAAGTCCAGCAGCTTCTCGTGGGGAGATATATCGATGCCTCTGGTGTACCATCTCTCACGGCTCGGGAAGAGCCTGCTGCCTGGAAGGGCTTGGTACGTGGATCTCAGCGGAAAGAATGTCCATCCTGATCCTCAGGAGGAGCGCTGGCAGGGCAGCATCTACATGGTTCTGTTCCACCCCATGGGCGATCGGGCCTTCAGGGTTGATGTTCCGTCTTACATGAATGGACGTGTCGCATCTGCTTTCTCAAAAACAGCCGCGTTCTCAGGATCATCCGAATCTCCAGGGTATCCTCACGCCCTCTTCAGGGCGCACCACGACCTGAAGCTCTCATCTCATGATGGTGAGATGAGCTGGTTCAGTATGATGGACGCGATTGCAGCGCGTTACCAGGTGAGCATGAGGGATCTGAGAAGCGCGATGGATTACCACGAGATCCTGGAGATCACCGGATAG
- the thiC gene encoding phosphomethylpyrimidine synthase ThiC — protein sequence MTLMEDARKGKIPDALRRAAETEGVDPEALRRLLAAGRVVVPMNARRARERAVGIGEILCTKVNVNVGTSPSLSNLKEEVEKALAAVNAGADTIMDLSTGGDLDEIRRAIIREVDAPVGTVPIYQAAVENRLTSQGMFNALERHARDGVDFVTVHVGVNKESIRRLSRDPRLMGVVSRGGSLTMKYITETGEENPYYEEFDYLLEIAKEYDLTLSLGDGLRPGCIEDASDRAKYMEFIMLGELVARAREAGVQAMVEGPGHVPADEIETSVRAMKHLTDGAPLYLLGPIVTDIAPGYDHITAAMGGLIAGMAGADFLCATTPSEHLDLPTLEDIVEGTVVTKIAAHAADLTKPGVRERARAWDRRMADARARLDWESQFREAIDPTRARRIRHRRGIDVETCTMCSDLCAIRIAREAMKHERPDES from the coding sequence ATGACTCTTATGGAAGACGCAAGAAAGGGGAAAATACCCGATGCGCTCAGGAGGGCCGCTGAGACCGAGGGAGTGGATCCGGAAGCGCTCAGGAGGCTCCTGGCAGCAGGGCGTGTGGTGGTTCCCATGAACGCCCGCCGCGCCAGAGAGAGGGCGGTGGGCATCGGAGAGATTCTCTGCACAAAGGTCAATGTCAATGTCGGCACATCCCCCTCGCTCTCCAACCTCAAAGAGGAGGTGGAGAAGGCGCTGGCAGCTGTGAACGCCGGAGCTGATACGATCATGGATCTCTCAACTGGAGGGGATCTGGATGAGATCAGGAGGGCGATCATCAGGGAGGTGGATGCTCCGGTTGGAACCGTCCCGATATACCAGGCCGCTGTGGAGAACAGGCTCACATCACAGGGCATGTTCAACGCTCTGGAGCGGCATGCAAGAGATGGTGTGGATTTCGTCACGGTCCATGTCGGCGTGAACAAGGAGTCGATTAGGCGCCTGAGCAGGGATCCGAGGCTGATGGGCGTGGTCTCACGCGGTGGCTCTCTGACGATGAAGTACATCACTGAGACAGGAGAGGAGAATCCCTACTACGAGGAGTTCGATTACCTGCTCGAGATCGCGAAGGAGTACGATCTGACGCTGAGCCTGGGCGATGGTCTCAGGCCAGGGTGCATAGAGGACGCGAGCGACCGGGCGAAGTACATGGAGTTCATAATGCTGGGGGAGCTGGTTGCGCGGGCAAGAGAGGCTGGCGTACAGGCGATGGTTGAGGGTCCGGGCCATGTGCCTGCGGATGAGATAGAGACAAGCGTGCGCGCGATGAAGCACCTCACAGACGGTGCCCCCCTGTATCTCCTGGGTCCGATCGTCACAGACATAGCCCCAGGGTACGACCACATCACAGCTGCCATGGGCGGGCTTATCGCCGGCATGGCAGGCGCTGACTTCCTCTGCGCCACCACGCCCAGCGAGCATCTCGATCTTCCCACCTTAGAGGACATCGTCGAGGGGACCGTGGTGACGAAGATCGCAGCTCATGCTGCTGACCTCACAAAACCCGGCGTCAGGGAGCGCGCTAGGGCATGGGACAGAAGGATGGCAGATGCGAGGGCGAGGCTCGACTGGGAGTCACAGTTCAGAGAGGCCATTGATCCCACAAGAGCGAGAAGGATACGACACAGGAGAGGGATCGATGTGGAGACCTGCACTATGTGCAGCGACCTCTGCGCGATAAGGATAGCGAGAGAGGCCATGAAGCATGAGCGCCCGGACGAGTCTTGA
- a CDS encoding MBL fold metallo-hydrolase, whose translation MVEVHKVSGAAYDGNAYLVMAERPVLIDAGMFSEPTIRNIRRFMDPEELEMIILTHCHHDHSAAAPAIKERTGARILLSKEEIGLVGDDLATVAYLFGETAPEFEVDMPLEDGMVLDLGDLKLEVIHTPGHSPGSICLYERREGILFSGDTVFPDGNIGRTDLFGGSTEDLVRSIERLLELDVSCMYPGHMGITCNNVKAQIRESLRFARRFL comes from the coding sequence ATGGTTGAGGTGCATAAGGTTAGCGGTGCGGCCTACGACGGCAACGCGTACCTGGTCATGGCCGAGCGGCCGGTCCTGATCGATGCCGGGATGTTCTCGGAGCCCACAATCAGAAATATTAGAAGGTTCATGGATCCCGAGGAGCTCGAGATGATCATTCTCACACACTGCCATCACGATCACTCTGCAGCAGCGCCTGCGATAAAGGAGAGAACTGGTGCCAGGATACTGCTGTCGAAAGAGGAGATAGGTCTTGTAGGAGATGATCTGGCCACTGTGGCGTACCTCTTCGGCGAGACCGCGCCGGAGTTTGAGGTTGATATGCCCCTAGAGGATGGCATGGTTCTCGATCTCGGGGATCTGAAGCTTGAGGTCATCCACACGCCTGGACACTCCCCGGGAAGCATATGTCTCTATGAGCGGCGCGAGGGCATTCTCTTCTCAGGGGATACTGTATTTCCTGACGGTAATATAGGAAGGACGGATCTCTTTGGGGGATCCACAGAGGATCTCGTGAGATCAATAGAGAGATTGCTGGAGCTGGATGTGAGCTGCATGTACCCGGGGCACATGGGGATAACGTGCAATAATGTAAAGGCGCAGATAAGGGAGAGCCTGAGGTTTGCGAGGAGGTTCCTATGA
- a CDS encoding acetylornithine transaminase produces the protein MSIDEIIKRESQAIFQTYTRQPVLIARGSGARVWDQDGREYIDFVAGIAVNNVGHCHPRVVEAIKRQCEVLIHTSNLYYTENQVRLAEELKSLSGMDKVFFCNSGTESVEAALKLTRRATGRYEVVAATGSFHGRTLGALGLTYKVNYREPFRPLSEATFVPYNDTESLKSAVSRRTAAVILEPVQGEAGVYPASNEYLRAAREICDDSGAILIFDEVQTGFGRTGRWFAKEHSGVMPDIMTLAKAIAGGLPMGAMLSTENISGCFQRGDHASTFGGGPLVCAAALASISAIRDENLVRRSEEMGSYLKRELSRLPVSVRGLGLMVGVDIKGDARSVVDAARERGVLLNSTGEHTLRLVPPLVVTKDEIDRVVNVIGEIL, from the coding sequence ATGAGCATTGATGAGATCATTAAAAGAGAATCGCAGGCGATATTCCAGACATACACACGACAGCCAGTACTGATAGCTCGCGGATCCGGAGCGAGAGTGTGGGATCAGGACGGGAGGGAGTACATAGACTTCGTTGCAGGTATAGCTGTGAACAACGTTGGACACTGCCATCCGAGGGTTGTGGAGGCCATAAAGAGGCAGTGTGAGGTTCTAATACACACATCGAATCTCTACTACACAGAGAACCAGGTCAGGCTTGCAGAGGAGCTGAAGTCCCTGAGCGGCATGGATAAGGTGTTCTTCTGCAACTCGGGCACCGAGAGCGTGGAGGCCGCACTGAAGCTGACGCGCAGAGCAACCGGAAGATACGAGGTCGTCGCTGCGACAGGCAGCTTCCACGGCAGGACGCTGGGCGCTCTAGGGCTGACATACAAGGTCAACTACAGGGAGCCTTTCCGCCCCCTCAGCGAGGCAACATTTGTGCCCTACAATGATACAGAGTCGCTGAAATCGGCTGTGAGCAGGAGAACTGCAGCCGTGATCCTGGAGCCGGTCCAGGGCGAGGCCGGGGTTTATCCTGCGTCGAACGAGTATCTTCGGGCTGCCAGGGAGATATGCGATGACAGCGGAGCTATTCTCATCTTCGATGAGGTTCAGACAGGATTCGGAAGAACAGGAAGATGGTTCGCGAAGGAGCACAGCGGTGTGATGCCCGACATCATGACCCTGGCGAAGGCGATCGCCGGCGGGCTTCCAATGGGCGCGATGCTCTCCACGGAAAACATCTCCGGCTGCTTCCAGCGCGGTGATCATGCATCCACCTTTGGCGGAGGGCCCCTGGTATGCGCAGCGGCGCTCGCATCGATATCTGCGATAAGGGATGAGAATCTTGTGAGAAGATCTGAGGAGATGGGTTCGTACCTGAAGAGAGAGCTCAGCAGGCTCCCTGTAAGCGTCCGCGGGCTTGGTCTGATGGTGGGCGTTGATATAAAGGGAGATGCGAGATCTGTTGTGGATGCAGCCCGCGAGAGGGGCGTGCTGCTGAACAGCACTGGCGAGCACACGCTCCGGCTGGTGCCACCTCTTGTGGTCACAAAAGATGAGATAGATCGCGTGGTGAACGTCATTGGAGAGATACTCTAG
- the hisC gene encoding histidinol-phosphate transaminase: protein MERYSRLRPVLSSLRPYVAGRGIEEISRTYGIPPERIVKLGSNENPYGPSPAVRKAIADVHLHLYPEVDGLVDSIASYTGFPESQVLVGSGMDGVIDTLSRLFLDHGVRALIPTPTFSFYEIVTTLCGGEPVFVRRSNTSKIIEHLSDDSIGMVFICSPNNPTGEVMDEETLRSVIEATDAVVFLDEAYVEFAERSMVDLVKEYENLVVGRTMSKAFGLAGVRLGYALAPEWIAEAYRKAAPPFFGVTTPAVAAGIAALSDLEHMRRSVERIKRERELLLSEIVEASPSWGNFLYIETSERSDVITERMLRKGIIVRDCRSFRDAGDHHIRVTVGTPEQNARFLEAYRELCG from the coding sequence TTGGAGAGATACTCTAGACTAAGACCTGTGCTTTCCAGCCTGAGGCCGTACGTCGCAGGTAGGGGGATCGAGGAGATCTCCAGGACCTACGGGATACCCCCTGAGAGGATCGTTAAGCTGGGGAGCAACGAGAACCCGTACGGACCGAGCCCTGCCGTCAGAAAGGCGATCGCTGATGTGCATCTGCATCTGTATCCTGAGGTCGATGGGCTCGTAGATTCGATAGCATCGTACACAGGCTTTCCGGAGAGCCAGGTGCTCGTGGGCTCCGGAATGGATGGGGTGATCGATACCCTATCCCGCCTCTTCCTGGATCACGGAGTTCGCGCGCTGATCCCGACTCCGACATTCAGCTTCTACGAGATCGTCACGACCCTGTGCGGCGGAGAGCCGGTGTTTGTCAGGCGGTCCAATACATCCAAGATTATCGAGCATCTGAGCGATGACAGCATCGGCATGGTCTTCATATGCTCCCCGAACAATCCAACAGGAGAGGTCATGGATGAGGAAACGCTGCGATCAGTGATCGAGGCAACCGATGCAGTGGTCTTCCTGGACGAGGCATACGTGGAGTTCGCGGAGAGGAGCATGGTTGATCTGGTGAAAGAGTACGAGAACCTCGTTGTCGGTAGGACCATGTCGAAGGCGTTCGGCCTCGCTGGAGTTCGACTCGGCTATGCGCTTGCCCCAGAATGGATCGCCGAGGCTTACAGAAAAGCTGCTCCGCCATTCTTTGGTGTCACAACACCTGCGGTTGCGGCTGGAATTGCAGCGCTGAGCGACCTGGAGCACATGCGGCGATCTGTGGAGAGGATAAAGAGAGAGAGGGAGCTTCTCCTCTCGGAGATCGTGGAGGCGAGCCCGTCGTGGGGGAACTTTCTTTACATAGAGACCTCAGAGAGGTCTGATGTCATAACAGAGAGGATGCTCAGGAAGGGCATCATAGTCAGGGACTGCAGATCCTTCAGGGATGCCGGAGATCACCACATCCGCGTGACCGTTGGAACTCCGGAGCAGAACGCACGGTTTCTTGAGGCCTACAGGGAGCTATGCGGATAG
- a CDS encoding adenylate kinase family protein, with the protein MRIALTGTPGTGKTTVSRLLPFRVVNLNDLVRAGISAGFDPERECLEADMDALEEKIKEIERSSREDVLIIEGHFAHHFADEAIVLRLHPNLLRRRLEARGYKESKIRENVEAEAIDLILIEALELCSTVHEIDTTDLSPEEVASIITAIIKKDVKMPPGGIDWLGDPEIDLG; encoded by the coding sequence ATGCGGATAGCGCTGACAGGCACCCCTGGGACCGGAAAGACCACGGTCTCGAGGCTTCTCCCGTTCAGGGTCGTGAATCTCAATGATCTTGTGAGAGCAGGGATAAGCGCAGGCTTCGACCCAGAGAGGGAATGCCTGGAGGCCGACATGGATGCTCTTGAAGAAAAGATCAAAGAGATCGAGCGGTCGAGCAGGGAGGATGTTCTTATCATCGAGGGGCATTTCGCACATCACTTCGCAGACGAGGCGATAGTTCTTAGGCTTCACCCAAACCTGCTCCGCAGGCGCCTGGAGGCCCGTGGATACAAAGAGAGCAAGATCAGGGAGAACGTAGAGGCAGAGGCGATCGATCTCATACTGATCGAGGCGCTGGAGCTCTGCTCCACGGTGCACGAGATCGACACAACAGATCTGAGCCCTGAGGAGGTGGCATCGATCATAACGGCCATAATAAAAAAAGATGTCAAGATGCCCCCTGGAGGCATCGACTGGCTGGGGGATCCGGAGATTGACCTTGGATGA
- a CDS encoding CDP-alcohol phosphatidyltransferase family protein has translation MDDLRDASRSLTEPVAEIVDRAGLTPNMLSVLSLFFSSLAFLFYYLSASDHRMLFAAAIMVMLNGIADAVDGALARRIGYADRRGDFLDHVIDRYSDVLLLSGIIFAGYVMWEIGLLAVVGVLMTSYIGTQAQAVSLRRCYGGMLGRADRLVFLIIATLANALYPHRIEGLQVLGWMVLIVMVLSHITAMQRFVHIWRSLDR, from the coding sequence TTGGATGATCTCAGAGATGCATCGAGATCGCTCACAGAGCCGGTGGCTGAGATCGTCGATAGGGCTGGGCTGACCCCCAACATGCTCTCAGTCCTCTCGCTGTTCTTCTCATCTCTTGCATTCCTCTTCTACTACCTCTCAGCCTCTGATCACAGAATGCTCTTCGCAGCTGCAATCATGGTCATGCTCAACGGGATTGCGGATGCTGTGGACGGCGCGCTGGCACGCAGGATTGGATATGCAGATCGGAGAGGAGATTTCCTGGATCATGTGATCGACAGGTACTCTGATGTGCTTCTGCTATCAGGAATAATCTTCGCCGGATATGTCATGTGGGAGATAGGCCTTCTCGCGGTCGTCGGTGTTCTCATGACCAGCTACATCGGCACGCAGGCGCAGGCTGTAAGCCTCAGGAGATGCTACGGAGGCATGCTCGGCAGGGCAGACAGGCTTGTCTTCCTGATCATCGCGACTCTTGCAAATGCCCTGTATCCACACAGGATAGAAGGCCTCCAGGTACTCGGCTGGATGGTGCTGATCGTCATGGTGCTGAGCCACATCACAGCGATGCAGCGCTTCGTCCACATCTGGAGGAGCCTGGATAGATGA